The DNA segment CTCGTGAGTTTTAATATTACGcttttaaaaccaaaccagtttaTTActcaacacaaagacaaaactgggcgtttttttttttttttttttacatactgtGCTGCAGAAGTTTATGCCGTAACGTCCGTGACTTCGGTCGGTGCGGGGAAAGCAAAGTGCGGTAACTACGCTACCAGAGATCTGAGGCGTTTCATTTTAAACCAGCCAGCGAGTAACGGTTCGGTATCACTCCCGTCCTCCGCGATGTCTGGGTCCAAATGCACACGGCTGAGCGGAGCGCTGGTGAAACAAGTGCTGGAGTCGGTGGACAGCGTCCTGTTTGACTGCGACGGGGTCATCTGGCGGGGGGACCAGGCCATCCCCGGCGCCGCTGAAGTCATAAACCTGCTCAAGAAAAATGGGAAGAAGGTTTTCTTCGTcaccaacaacagcagcaagaCGAGGAAGATGTACGCCGATAAAATGACAACGCTGGGGTTCAACGTGACGGAAGACGAGGTGTTTGGGACGGCGTACTGCTCCGCCATGTACCTGAAGAATGTCTGCAAGCTGGAGGGCAAAGTGTACCTGATAGGCAGCAACGCGAtgaagcaggagctggaggccgTGGGGATCCAGCAGACCGGGGTGGGACCAGACCACATCTCCGGGAAGCAGATCGACTGGGCCAACGTGCCTCTGGACCCCGAGGTGAAGGCGGTGGTGGTCGGCTTTGACGAACATTTCAGTTACATGAAGCTGAACAGAGCCTTGCAGTACCTGACCCAGCAGGACTGTCTGTTTGTGGGAACCAACAGGGACACCAGGCTGCCCCTGGAGGGGGGCAAGGCTGTGCCAGGTAGGGATACTACACCGGACACATTAAAGAGGCTTAGAGCAGATTAACACACAAAGTGAAGCTGTTGACACACGTTGagctctcacactcacacaatttttgttttgtgtggtgAAAATAAGGCTTCATTTTTTGAATTTGACAGGTCTTGacatacatttttcatgtcagTAAAAAAAGAGACTTATCACTCACAGACCTATACATTCTCAAGAGAAACGTGCTGGATACTGAATCATGCTTAAAATAACACACATGAAAGATGCAGAACTTTAATGTTCTTATGTGTATGTAAAAAAGTCTACTTCCTGGAAAGTCCAGGACACACAGTTATGTGTAAAGGCCTGTGGTAGGTATGCAAATATAATAGAGGTTTTGGCTCATACCTGTCTGACCCTGTTCCTCCCATCTGCTCTGAAGTCCATCAAATGCCAGAAGTATTGAAATACTCTCTTTAGACACtttaactgtaaaacaaagcCAGACTGTACATTACCCATACATTTTTAAGAGTTGAGTTAAGAGTGGGAACTTTGTCAAAAAGCTGGTGCAGATGCTGCGAcctcaagaaaaaaacaagcaataaccaaatttacagattttttttaaaaaggggcaCAGTTGTTTCATGTGTTCTGTGGCTCTGGATGAGCTTCGTCAAGTCTTAGAAAAATAACTCTAATGATGGATTGGATTGGACTCTAGGACTTAAAGTCATCATActacagcttttattttgactatCCTTTTTTTAATGGAAGTTTAAGGCTCAGATGCTGGAGTGCTCCTTCAATGAGCTGCAAGGGCCACAGGAACTCTCGCTTTCCTTTGTCGAGCTAAATTATCAGTTGATGGCACAGGGAATTAAATAGATTTGCTGTGATCTGTAGTGGCATTAAGTAAAAGGTCACCTCAACTCCCCCTCAGGTACAGGCTGCCTGCTGCAGGCCGTCGAGACAGCCGCCCAGCGCCAGGCCCAGACGGTGGGCAAACCCAACCACTTCATGTTCGACTGCGTGGCCTCGCAGTTCGGCGTGGACCGCGAGCGCTGCCTGATGGTGGGCGACCGCCTCGACACGGACATCATGCTGGGCTCCAACTGCGGTCTGAAGACCCTCCTCACCCTCACGGGGGTCAGCACCGTGGCGGATGCTGAGGCTCATCAGAAGAGCGGTTGCGCGGAAAAGCAGGGGATGGTGCCGGATTATTACGTGGAGAGCATCGCAGACCTCCTTCCAGCTCTGCAGGGATGAGACTGAAGAGTAGCTACGTGATAGCCTAGCTACTGTAAACCTGAGGAATTTGGGTAGCCTGTCACATGCCAGGGTTCACTGTCTTCTAAAAAGGGAATATTTTCACAAAGATTCAAATCATCTCTATAACAAAGTCACAGCTGTCGTGTGATAGAGGACACAAAGACTCTAGAGACACTATCCAGATTTTATCAGCACTTTTGTCTTATACTAAACCATTATTAAAACCTgcttattttaaatgatttaaatgtttgattattAACACAAGAACAACAATTTCCAGTATTGTTTCAATGTAATTTAAGTGTTAAAGAGTGTGGCTAAAGCAGAGGAGTGTATGTTCCTTTTTTTGAGTAAGAGGTGAGTTTACTTTAAAGGGCTTATCCTGTCTGTGGTGCAATCGCCCCTTAAGCAACAAGTAGTCAAACTCAAGAGGGGAAATAAGCACACAAAAAGACAGTCAACAGTTTGGTAATATATGTGTGTTCAGGTAGAGGCAGAGAATGGGGCTAAATTGCACAAAACGGGTATTTGagctttgtgtttctttgtgtattttaacaCCTCAACAGAATGTTCTCATATCTGCAATTAAGACTCATGGGAAGGTGCAATGATATCCAGTCCTGTCGTTTATGTCTGTTACGTGAACTATTATTGAAACAGAATGACATTAATGTTTCAGATGTATTTCAATCTTCCTTTTACCATCCACTTTCTGACTTGTCTTCAGTAACAGCATCACTTCTGCCTCCAAAGCAATGCTGAAgtctgtaataaaacataaaactatcTTCACTAAATcagcctctgctctctgtggctTTAAGTTCAAAGTGAACACAGCAAACTTCCCTCTGAATACTGCGCTTAAAGTCACCTTGGGCTGTCAGCGGctggatgcagcagcagcagttagaAGCGCATAtcacctctcacctgatgaGAGAGACTTTCCAACCTGCGCCTGCCTCACCTCTTTGTCCTTTGTGTGGCCCGGGGAGGGCGGCCAATTCCTCTCCTGTAAGTGTATGTTTGaatgaggggggtggggggcagagTAGGTACAAAGATGGATAATGTTAAGAGCGGCATATTAAGTCATATCAGACAGggaagacattaaaaaaaaagggaggaaattGCAGGAAGACCAAACTTGAAAACTGGCAAGATGCAGAGCTTTGTGTGAAAGTGGGTGACTGTTTTGGGAGGGAAACAGTGAGaccaaaggaggaggaggaggaggaggaggaagaagaagaggggaggtctgaggtctgtggGGACAAAGAGAAGCTGGCCAGGTGAAGCGAGTCTCAGTCAGCGCTGGTCATGACCACAGCTCCATGCCGATAGCCACGAGAAGGGAGCAGACTGAGTGAGGAGCCGTCAAGGGACACAGGATGGTGAGGTGCTGGAAACATTCAGAAAACCGTTTGGAGGAAGCACAGTGCACGGTAAGTAGAAGACATTTATTCCATATTGACTGAGGAAAGATTTTACCACTTTTCTACATTACCAGCAAGAATCATTTGTAGAGGAGGATGGGACTTCCAGATGTTCATTTAACTCCAAATTTCAGCAGCAAAACAGTAACAATCACATGAATACGGCTGGTGGTTTATGGCCCTGTACCGAGATGTCGAGTACTTTTTGAAATAGCTCGTCATTGTTTCTTGTGTGCGGTGACATCTCTTCAGGATGGGGGCTCTGCTGCGTCCCCCCAGTCCCACTTCCCACACAAGGCATTCTGGGTCAGCCTCTCAGCCTCTCTGCTCCTGGTTGTCATTACCCTCGGTTTGACGGGGTACCTCGGGATGTCGCAACCCCACTCTCAGGTATGACGCACACCTCACCCACCGTAACCTCCATGTTGTCCCACtggggttttttatttttgtttgtttgtttgtttttctacctCCAATAATCAGAACGTGTTTCTGCAGTCTTTACAGATTGTGAGAATCGCAGCTCCAGATCAGACTGGAGCTCTGATCAATCAGTCGGCCGTTGTGGACCAGCAGAACGACCTGGTGACCTTTTCCGTGACCTCACCAGCAAATCAGACGTCCACTGTGCTGTTTGATATCAAACATGTGCGTACAGATGATTTGCATTGTTGTCATTCAcacatttggcttttttttttttttttttccttccttttcctgACAGTGTTCACAATGTGATTTACATTCCAGCTGAGAGAAATGGAAAGTAATGCAAGCGGCCGActgtctgctgttgtgttgcagGGTTTGATTTGTTACAAACCAGTCGAGCAGGACAGCTGCCTCCTGCGAAAGATGGAGCCGTCCGATTATGACAACGTGCACTCCCTCCTTCATGAGTCAACACACAAGGTAACAGGCAGTGACATTTCAACACGTGAGAACTGAACAGTCGAGTTATATAACAGGATTTCCCTCGCTGCGTTCAGGATATGTGAGACTGCAAAACGCTtattaagaaaaagaaagccGGGGGCTGCCCTTTTAGCTCTGCCAGCTGT comes from the Seriola aureovittata isolate HTS-2021-v1 ecotype China chromosome 21, ASM2101889v1, whole genome shotgun sequence genome and includes:
- the pgp gene encoding glycerol-3-phosphate phosphatase, with product MSGSKCTRLSGALVKQVLESVDSVLFDCDGVIWRGDQAIPGAAEVINLLKKNGKKVFFVTNNSSKTRKMYADKMTTLGFNVTEDEVFGTAYCSAMYLKNVCKLEGKVYLIGSNAMKQELEAVGIQQTGVGPDHISGKQIDWANVPLDPEVKAVVVGFDEHFSYMKLNRALQYLTQQDCLFVGTNRDTRLPLEGGKAVPGTGCLLQAVETAAQRQAQTVGKPNHFMFDCVASQFGVDRERCLMVGDRLDTDIMLGSNCGLKTLLTLTGVSTVADAEAHQKSGCAEKQGMVPDYYVESIADLLPALQG
- the bricd5 gene encoding BRICHOS domain-containing protein 5 isoform X1; translation: MVRCWKHSENRLEEAQCTDGGSAASPQSHFPHKAFWVSLSASLLLVVITLGLTGYLGMSQPHSQSLQIVRIAAPDQTGALINQSAVVDQQNDLVTFSVTSPANQTSTVLFDIKHGLICYKPVEQDSCLLRKMEPSDYDNVHSLLHESTHKARANRGWSTSASTSASPATSACLSVSTTCQSDCVYSILLLPAKDQGSKVIFIALLLQEKKTALTVSFVPYSRQLTSEAASPSSLFPSFRERRDGDRLSRLSPKPHRHSLHV
- the bricd5 gene encoding BRICHOS domain-containing protein 5 isoform X2 — its product is MVRCWKHSENRLEEAQCTDGGSAASPQSHFPHKAFWVSLSASLLLVVITLGLTGYLGMSQPHSQSLQIVRIAAPDQTGALINQSAVVDQQNDLVTFSVTSPANQTSTVLFDIKHGLICYKPVEQDSCLLRKMEPSDYDNVHSLLHESTHKSHFQLSGNETQRHTEFLGVLAANQVDVSTLEEPLQALCRDRSVHWTKRAKGPGKQRLVYFCIDICFPSNICVSVCFYYLPE